The following are encoded in a window of Apteryx mantelli isolate bAptMan1 chromosome 17, bAptMan1.hap1, whole genome shotgun sequence genomic DNA:
- the DRG1 gene encoding developmentally-regulated GTP-binding protein 1, whose amino-acid sequence MSGTLAKIAEIEAEMARTQKNKATAHHLGLLKARLAKLRRELITPKGGGGGGPGEGFDVAKTGDARIGFVGFPSVGKSTLLSNLAGVYSEVAAYEFTTLTTVPGVIRYKGAKIQLLDLPGIIEGAKDGKGRGRQVIAVARTCNLILIVLDVLKPLGHKKIIENELEGFGIRLNSKPPNIGFKKKDKGGINLTATCPQSELDTETVKSILAEYKIHNADVTLRSDATADDLIDVVEGNRVYIPCIYVLNKIDQISIEELDIIYKVPHCVPISAHHRWNFDDLLEKIWDYLKLVRIYTKPKGQLPDYTSPVVLPYCKTTVEDFCMKIHKNLIKDFKYALVWGSSVKHNPQKVGKDHTLEDEDVIQIVKK is encoded by the exons ATGAGCGGCACCTTGGCGAAGATCGCGGAGATCGAGGCCGAG ATGGCCCGCACGCAGAAGAACAAGGCCACGGCTCACCACCTGGGGCTGCTGAAGGCGCGCCTGGCCAAGCTGCGCCGGGAGCTCATCACCCccaagggcggcggcggcggcggccccggcgaaG GTTTTGATGTTGCAAAGACAGGTGATGCCCGAATTGGGTTTGTGGGTTTTCCATCAGTGGGGAAATCTACTCTTCTAAGTAATCTTGCTGGTGTATACTCTGAAGTGGCAGCATATGAATTCACTACACTGACTACTGTACCTGGAGTCATTAGATACAAAGGAGCAAAAATACAG CTTCTTGATCTCCCAGGAATAATAGAAGGTGCCAAGGATGGGAAAGGCAGAGGACGGCAAGTCATTGCAG TTGCTCGAACCTGTAACCTCATTCTAATTGTTCTGGATGTGCTGAAACCCCTTGGGCACAAGAAAATTATTGAGAATGAACTGGAGGGATTTGGAATACGTCTGAATAGTAAGCCCCCCAATATTGGCTTCAAAAAAAAGGATAAAGGTGGCATTAACCTTACAGCCACG TGTCCTCAGAGTGAGCTGGATACTGAAACAGTGAAGAGCATCTTAGCAGAATATAAAATTCACAATGCCGATGTCACGCTGCGCAGCGATGCCACTGCTGATGACCTAATTGACGTTGTTGAAGGAAACAG aGTTTACATCCCATGCATTTATGTCCTGAATAAAATTGACCAGATTTCCATTGAGGAACTAGATATTATTTACAAAGTACCCCACTGTGTACCAATATCTGCTCATCATCGCTGGAACTTTGATGATTTGCTAGAGAAGATTTGGGACTACTTGAAGCTAGTACGAAT CTACACAAAACCTAAAGGGCAGCTTCCGGACTACACCTCTCCTGTAGTACTACCTTACTGCAAGACTACAGTAGAGGATTTTTGCATGAAGATCCACAAAAATCTCATTAAAGACTTTAAATA tgCACTGGTCTGGGGTTCATCTGTTAAACACAACCCTCAGAAGGTTGGCAAAGACCACACTCTTGAGGATGAGGATGTCATTCAGATTGTGAAGAAATAA